The following are from one region of the Halorussus rarus genome:
- a CDS encoding ferredoxin--NADP reductase has product MDGTEVAVRAVETVGTDTVALTLETPGGFDARPGQFVQLAATVDGEEITRHYTLSSPDADETFETTVEVDPSGSLSPYLADLEAGDTVSVAGPFGDAYYEDEDGVVVLAGGPGVGPAVGIGERAVEEGAAVTVVYEDDDPVHQDRLEALADAGATVVITDDVSDQEVVSVLADATGQFFVYGFADFLDRATAALDAADRDAAAAKTENFGPAPDDD; this is encoded by the coding sequence ATGGACGGAACCGAAGTCGCGGTCCGCGCGGTCGAGACGGTCGGCACCGACACCGTAGCGCTGACGCTGGAGACCCCCGGGGGATTCGACGCCCGGCCGGGCCAGTTCGTCCAACTCGCCGCGACGGTCGACGGAGAGGAAATCACGCGCCACTATACGCTCTCCTCGCCGGATGCGGACGAGACCTTCGAGACCACCGTCGAGGTCGACCCTTCGGGGTCGCTCAGTCCCTACCTCGCCGACCTCGAAGCCGGCGACACCGTCTCGGTCGCCGGTCCCTTCGGCGACGCCTACTACGAGGACGAGGACGGCGTCGTCGTCCTCGCCGGCGGGCCGGGCGTCGGCCCCGCGGTCGGCATCGGCGAGCGCGCCGTGGAAGAGGGCGCCGCCGTCACCGTGGTCTACGAGGACGACGACCCGGTCCACCAGGACCGCCTCGAGGCGCTCGCCGACGCGGGCGCGACGGTCGTCATCACCGACGACGTCAGCGACCAGGAGGTGGTGTCGGTGCTCGCGGACGCGACCGGCCAGTTCTTCGTCTACGGCTTCGCGGACTTCCTCGACCGCGCGACCGCGGCGCTCGACGCCGCGGACCGCGACGCCGCGGCCGCCAAGACCGAGAACTTCGGGCCGGCGCCCGACGACGACTAA